A region from the Aphis gossypii isolate Hap1 chromosome 1, ASM2018417v2, whole genome shotgun sequence genome encodes:
- the LOC114124909 gene encoding 60S ribosomal protein L23 translates to MSKRGRGGSAGAKFRISLGLPVGAVINCADNTGAKNLFVIAVQGIKGRLNRLPAAGSGDMIVATVKKGKPELRKKVMPAVVIRQRKPFRRKDGVFLYFEDNAGVIVNNKGEMKGSAITGPVAKECADLWPRIASNASSIA, encoded by the exons ATGTCCAAAAGAG GACGTGGTGGTTCCGCCGGAGCCAAGTTCCGGATATCTCTCGGTTTGCCAGTCGGCGCCGTCATCAATTGTGCTGATAATACCG GCGCTAAGAACTTGTTCGTCATTGCCGTCCAGGGCATCAAAGGACGTTTGAATCGTTTGCCAGCCGCTGGTTCGGGAGACATGATTGTTGCTACAGTCAAAAAGGGAAAGCCAGAACTCCGTAAAAAAG ttatGCCTGCGGTAGTCATTCGACAGCGGAAACCTTTCAGAAGGAAGGACGgggtgtttttgtattttgaagaCAATGCTGGGGTAATAGTCAACAATAAAGGCGAAATGAAAg gGAGTGCTATTACTGGTCCTGTAGCTAAAGAATGTGCAGATTTATGGCCTAGGATCGCATCAAATGCCAGCAGTATTGcttga